A single Corticium candelabrum chromosome 12, ooCorCand1.1, whole genome shotgun sequence DNA region contains:
- the LOC134187906 gene encoding E3 SUMO-protein ligase ZBED1-like, which translates to MSVREVPDRNYLKEAGLLPPRQCSSEVWRYFGFRGENGKIEDPKHVVCTINKCGAVLKYCGNTTNLAAHMKSRHPLVFMKTSLSRDSNPAKQKEKRAQEDQAVSMSSTVGEKAAFVSPFQLAAKLPTSSKRASVITDAVAYFIAKDMQPVSAVECLGFRSMFKVLEPRYEIPSRKTFTQRVLPALYVKVKESVATVVSLAEWYAITTDCWTSCANNSFIGVTFHTISNDWQLQHLVLENVELPDKHTAENLAASLEDILKQWELDSTKLSGATVDNAANIQKAVADILKWKCLGCFGHTINLCVKAGLKQQQIQVALARCSRLVKFFRKSTVAANLLTKKQAALESPVHKLVKDVETRWNSTYDMVQRIIEQQGPVCATLVELKRLDLLPKEEDFTLLEQLVNVLKPFRDVTIQVQGEQYVTISIIRPLLHHLTENVLQLQETDSSVIKNMKRDMVSNLGSRYQSLSISNLLDCACFLDPRFKSLPFMSEDNRKKLHTFVLEEAIDHYESLNSDTEPAASEEKNEDQLPLPKKHKSELGQLLGDMFTNLSQAKQVTSRDKAENVLQKYLDEPCLNIDENALKWWEQNSSRFPAISKIAQRLLCIPATSTPAERLFSTAGNIISSKRANLDPDNASMLCFLAENLQ; encoded by the exons ATGAGTGTAAGGGAAGTACCAGACAGAAATTACTTGAAAGAAGCGGGTCTCCTGCCTCCTAGGCAGTGCTCTTCCGAAGTTTGGCGGTACTTTGGCTTCCGTGGTGAAAACGGGAAGATTGAGGATCCGAAACAC GTTGTATGCACCATCAACAAATGCGGCGCCGTTCTGAAGTACTGTGGTAACACCACCAACCTGGCCGCTCACATGAAATCTCGTCACCCGCTAGTGTTTATGAAAACAAGTCTCTCAAGAGACTCAAATCCCGCGAAGCAGAAGGAGAAACGTGCGCAAGAGGATCAGGCCGTCTCGATGTCATCTACTGTAGGAGAGAAAGCTGCATTCGTCAGTCCATTCCAACTCGCAGCAAAGCTACCAACATCCAGTAAGAGAGCCTCTGTGATCACTGACGCCGTTGCCTACTTCATTGCTAAAGACATGCAGCCGGTTAGTGCCGTAGAGTGCCTCGGATTTCGAAGTATGTTCAAGGTTCTTGAACCTCGCTATGAAATTCCGAGCCGAAAAACATTCACCCAAAGAGTGCTTCCCGCTCTCTATGTGAAAGTCAAGGAATCAGTTGCAACCGTGGTATCTTTGGCAGAATGGTACGCCATAACAACAGATTGTTGGACCAGTTGTGCCAACAACTCTTTTATCGGTGTCACCTTTCACACCATTAGTAATGACTGGCAGCTTCAGCACCTCGTCCTGGAGAATGTGGAGCTACCTGACAAGCACACAGCTGAGAACCTGGCTGCTAGTCTGGAGGATATTCTGAAGCAATGGGAACTTGATTCTACAAAACTTTCTGGTGCCACAGTAGACAACGCAGCCAACATACAAAAAGCAGTAGCAGATATTTTGAAATGGAAGTGCTTAGGTTGTTTTGGTCACACTATCAATCTATGTGTGAAAGCAGGGCTGAAACAGCAACAGATACAGGTGGCCCTTGCCAGATGTTCCAGGCTGGTCAAATTCTTTCGGAAATCCACAGTTGCTGCGAACCTCCTAACCAAGAAACAAGCAGCGTTGGAGTCTCCAGTGCATAAGCTGGTGAAGGATGTGGAGACACGATGGAATTCCACCTATGATATGGTTCAAAGGATCATAGAACAACAAGGTCCTGTGTGTGCAACACTGGTAGAGCTAAAACGATTAGACCTGTTGCCCAAGGAAGAAGACTTCACCCTGCTGGAGCAGTTGGTAAATGTCCTGAAGCCATTTAGAGATGTGACCATTCAAGTTCAAGGAGAACAGTATGTCACTATATCAATAATTAGACCACTCCTTCATCACCTCACTGAGAATGTGCTGCAACTACAGGAAACTGACTCCTCCGTAATCAAGAACATGAAGAGGGATATGGTCAGCAACCTTGGTTCTCGATACCAATCACTTTCAATTTCAAACCTGCTTGACTGTGCATGCTTTCTTGACCCAAGATTCAAGAGCCTGCCTTTCATGAGTGAGGACAATCGGAAAAAGCTTCACACATTTGTTTTGGAGGAGGCAATCGACCACTATGAGTCTCTAAATTCAGACACAGAACCAGCAGCTTCTGAAGAAAAGAATGAAGACCAGCTTCCACTGCCAAAAAAGCACAAGAGTGAATTAGGCCAGCTTCTTGGTGACATGTTTACCAATCTGAGTCAAGCGAAACAAGTGACCTCCAGGGACAAAGCAGAAAACGTCTTGCAGAAGTATCTTGATGAGCCATGCTTGAACATTGATGAGAATGCTTTGAAGTGGTGGGAGCAAAACAGTTCTCGGTTTCCTGCCATTTCCAAAATTGCCCAAAGACTACTCTGTATACCAGCCACTAGTACTCCTGCAGAAAGGCTCTTTTCAACAGCTGGGAACATTATCAGCTCAAAACGAGCGAACCTGGATCCCGATAATGCATCGATGTTGTGTTTCCTTGCAGAAAACTTGCAGTAG